The Verrucomicrobiota bacterium genome window below encodes:
- a CDS encoding DUF1592 domain-containing protein has product MRRFNPGFVLIGALCFGVAGSPMPQEQKAGAAPIPNPALPPSPDSNPTFKEQIKPLLGKFCVECHGKEKQKAEINFEAYKDAAEILADRNTWEKVRDMLRSREMPPEKKPQPSEEERQSLVHFIDAELAKLDCSGPVNPGKVTIRRLNRNEYNNTIRDLIGIDFKPAADFPSDEVGYGFDNIGDVLSLPPILMEKYLAAAEQIAKQAIVTEFYGRIPVKRIEAETLSSTANGGFFEDRALSLDTEGEGYTEFNFAQKGNYIIRARAFGQQAGPEAPRMAFRVGGKDLKIVDVAAVEAKPVIYEVRAEIEAGKQRLAVAYLNNYNVPDHPDPKLRGDRNLIVDYIEVEGPIGAEPPPLPRSHTRIITCVPRPGREKECAREILGNFARRAFRRPVASEEVERLVRFVDVAKAEGGNFEEGIQLAVHAVLVSPYFLFRWELDPAPEKSDAVRSLSDYELASRLSYFLWSSMPDDELFALAEKGQLRQTATLEAQIKRMLRDPKARALVENFASQWLTIRNLDTATPDIEMFPEFDQALRTAMRKETELFFEAIMKEDRSLLEFLDADFTFLNERLARHYGISGIQGEQFQRVSLDKETQRGGILTQASILTITSNPTRTSPVSRGKWILEQILGTPPPPPPADVPDLPEDEKAIASASLRQRMEQHRTNPDCAVCHNKMDPLGFAFENFNAVGAWRALDGKFPIDPSGTLPDGRSFSGPEDLKRILKSEQTFVRSLTEKMLTFALGRGLENYDHCAVDQICKALAQNRHKFSTLVAEIVKSAPFQMRKTEGPNP; this is encoded by the coding sequence ATGCGCCGATTCAATCCAGGTTTTGTTCTGATCGGAGCACTCTGCTTCGGGGTTGCGGGAAGCCCGATGCCGCAGGAACAAAAGGCCGGCGCGGCACCGATCCCCAATCCCGCTCTCCCTCCTTCGCCAGACTCGAACCCGACATTCAAAGAGCAGATCAAGCCGCTGCTCGGAAAGTTTTGTGTCGAGTGTCATGGGAAGGAAAAGCAAAAGGCCGAGATCAACTTCGAGGCTTACAAAGATGCCGCTGAAATCCTCGCCGACCGCAATACGTGGGAAAAAGTCCGGGACATGCTGCGGTCTCGTGAAATGCCCCCGGAAAAGAAACCTCAACCGTCCGAGGAGGAGCGTCAGAGCCTGGTCCATTTCATCGACGCTGAACTGGCGAAGCTCGATTGCAGCGGCCCGGTGAATCCGGGCAAGGTGACGATTCGCCGGCTCAATCGCAACGAATACAACAACACCATCCGCGATCTGATCGGCATCGATTTCAAGCCTGCCGCTGATTTTCCGAGCGACGAAGTCGGTTACGGCTTTGACAACATCGGCGACGTCCTGTCCTTGCCGCCGATCTTGATGGAAAAATATCTGGCGGCGGCGGAGCAGATCGCGAAACAGGCCATCGTCACCGAGTTCTACGGACGGATTCCGGTGAAGCGAATCGAGGCCGAGACGTTGTCCTCCACAGCCAACGGCGGATTCTTTGAGGATCGGGCATTGTCGCTGGATACCGAGGGCGAAGGCTACACTGAATTCAATTTTGCTCAGAAGGGCAATTACATCATCCGGGCGCGCGCTTTCGGCCAGCAAGCCGGACCGGAGGCGCCCAGGATGGCTTTCCGCGTTGGAGGAAAGGATCTGAAGATCGTCGATGTCGCCGCGGTGGAAGCGAAGCCGGTCATTTACGAAGTGCGCGCTGAAATCGAGGCCGGCAAGCAGCGGCTCGCCGTCGCGTATCTGAACAATTACAACGTCCCGGACCATCCCGACCCGAAATTGCGCGGAGACCGGAATCTGATCGTGGATTACATCGAAGTGGAAGGCCCCATTGGCGCCGAGCCGCCTCCGTTGCCTCGCAGCCACACGCGCATTATAACCTGCGTCCCGCGACCCGGCCGGGAAAAGGAATGCGCCCGCGAAATCCTGGGCAACTTCGCCCGGCGCGCGTTTCGCCGGCCCGTCGCGAGCGAAGAGGTCGAGCGGTTGGTTCGCTTCGTGGATGTCGCCAAGGCGGAAGGCGGGAATTTCGAGGAAGGCATTCAGTTGGCGGTCCATGCGGTACTGGTTTCTCCCTATTTCCTGTTCCGCTGGGAACTGGACCCGGCGCCGGAGAAGTCCGACGCTGTCCGATCACTTTCGGATTACGAACTGGCTTCGCGGCTTTCCTATTTCCTCTGGAGCAGCATGCCCGATGACGAACTTTTCGCGCTGGCTGAGAAGGGACAGTTGCGCCAAACGGCGACGTTGGAAGCCCAGATCAAGCGGATGCTGCGCGATCCCAAGGCCAGGGCGTTGGTCGAGAATTTCGCCAGCCAATGGCTTACGATCCGGAACCTGGACACCGCGACGCCGGACATCGAAATGTTTCCTGAATTCGACCAGGCTCTGCGAACCGCGATGCGCAAGGAAACGGAACTCTTCTTCGAGGCAATCATGAAAGAAGACCGGAGCCTCCTGGAATTCCTGGACGCCGATTTCACGTTTCTCAACGAACGCCTGGCCAGGCATTACGGAATATCCGGAATCCAAGGAGAGCAGTTCCAGCGCGTCAGTCTGGACAAAGAGACCCAACGCGGCGGCATCCTCACTCAGGCCAGCATTCTCACCATTACTTCCAACCCGACGCGCACCTCGCCGGTGAGCCGGGGCAAATGGATTTTAGAACAGATTCTCGGCACGCCTCCGCCGCCTCCGCCTGCCGATGTGCCCGATCTCCCGGAGGACGAAAAGGCCATTGCCTCCGCGTCGCTGCGCCAGCGCATGGAACAGCATCGGACGAACCCCGATTGCGCGGTGTGCCACAACAAGATGGACCCGCTAGGTTTCGCCTTTGAAAACTTCAACGCCGTTGGCGCTTGGCGCGCTCTGGATGGCAAATTCCCGATTGATCCCTCAGGAACCCTGCCGGACGGCCGATCCTTCAGTGGCCCGGAAGATCTGAAACGCATCCTCAAGTCCGAGCAAACATTCGTTCGCTCTTTGACGGAGAAGATGCTAACTTTCGCCCTGGGCCGCGGCCTGGAAAACTACGACCATTGCGCGGTGGACCAGATTTGCAAGGCCCTCGCCCAAAATCGCCATAAGTTCTCGACTTTAGTGGCCGAAATTGTTAAATCCGCGCCATTCCAAATGCGAAAAACAGAAGGACCCAACCCATGA
- a CDS encoding DUF1552 domain-containing protein, translated as MNAIHRRHFIKQLGLSTASLPFLLGLPSLGLASPARPRQRLIVMFSPNGTIPSAFWPDETGSDFKLKEIMTPLEPFKDRMLVLHGLSNKVRGDGDNHMRGMSCLLTGIELFPGNIQGGSHTPAGWASGISIDQEIKNYFQSREESRTRFGSLEFGVGVTDKADPWTRMSYAGPNKPVAPVSDPYQMYQKLYGQLKDKESLKSVLDDVRVDLKKVRKLISAEDRKLLEEHEALVRQMEKEISDAGRQKLRVTPPAFEEGVADQNDNVPRLSRMQIDLLVNSFVNDMARVATLQYTKSVGQARMNWLGVTDGHHGLSHEPDKNEEAVAKLTKINKWFAGELNYLAQKLAGTPEPGGEGSLLDHTMIVWTNELGKGNSHTLDNIPFVLIGGGFGFPMGRCLKLEKVPHNRLHLALAHAVGHRIETFGKPALCDGGPLSLS; from the coding sequence ATGAACGCCATTCATCGCCGACACTTCATCAAGCAACTGGGCCTCTCCACCGCGTCCCTCCCTTTCCTGCTCGGCCTGCCGAGCCTGGGTCTGGCCAGTCCGGCGCGCCCGCGCCAGCGGCTGATCGTGATGTTCAGTCCGAACGGCACGATCCCGTCTGCGTTCTGGCCGGACGAAACCGGCTCAGACTTCAAGCTCAAGGAAATCATGACGCCGCTGGAGCCGTTCAAGGATCGGATGCTGGTCTTGCACGGACTTTCCAACAAAGTGCGCGGCGACGGCGACAACCATATGCGCGGCATGAGCTGCTTGCTCACCGGCATCGAATTGTTTCCGGGCAACATCCAGGGCGGTTCGCACACGCCGGCTGGATGGGCCAGCGGCATCTCGATCGATCAGGAGATCAAGAACTATTTCCAGAGCCGCGAGGAGAGCCGGACCCGTTTTGGGTCGCTGGAATTTGGCGTGGGCGTCACAGACAAAGCCGATCCCTGGACGCGGATGTCTTACGCCGGCCCGAACAAGCCCGTCGCGCCCGTTTCCGATCCGTATCAGATGTATCAAAAACTCTACGGCCAATTGAAAGACAAGGAGAGCCTCAAAAGCGTGCTCGACGACGTGCGCGTTGATTTGAAGAAAGTCCGCAAGTTGATCAGCGCCGAGGATCGAAAGCTCTTGGAGGAACACGAAGCGCTCGTTCGGCAGATGGAGAAAGAAATCAGCGACGCCGGCCGCCAGAAGCTCCGCGTCACCCCGCCGGCTTTCGAAGAAGGCGTGGCCGACCAAAATGACAACGTGCCGCGTTTGAGCCGAATGCAGATCGACTTGCTCGTGAACAGTTTCGTCAATGACATGGCGCGCGTCGCGACGCTCCAATACACCAAATCCGTCGGCCAGGCCCGGATGAACTGGCTCGGCGTCACGGATGGCCACCACGGTCTCTCGCACGAACCGGACAAGAACGAAGAAGCCGTGGCCAAGTTGACGAAGATCAACAAGTGGTTTGCCGGCGAGTTGAATTATCTGGCGCAGAAGCTGGCCGGCACACCTGAACCCGGCGGTGAAGGCAGCTTGCTGGACCACACAATGATCGTCTGGACCAACGAGCTCGGCAAAGGCAATTCTCACACGCTGGACAACATTCCGTTCGTGCTCATCGGAGGCGGATTTGGCTTCCCAATGGGCCGTTGCCTCAAGCTCGAGAAGGTCCCGCACAACCGCCTGCACCTTGCTCTGGCGCACGCGGTCGGGCACCGGATCGAGACGTTCGGCAAGCCCGCGCTCTGCGACGGCGGACCGCTGAGTTTGAGTTAA
- a CDS encoding MCE family protein, with translation MALQDLTPQLRTRLSQVERAVGWFVILATLLLLGGFGYYVYHTAKRKGWFLTKIPYHTYVRDATGLKVGDPVRLMGFEVGEIIQVEGMPAGKNWFSENNYNVFVRFRIREPYYGYIWSDSRVRIGAGDFLGKRTLEVLKGSTGEVSVVEGKQIAVLNKDRSKPGDYVELEKQPQGWWIPAEESPALGERLERIANQVERAMPTILGLTNQLTGILSNSSRLLAQMSGTVDQTRPVLSNLTAITGFLTNSHGALGEWLIPTNVNQHLETALAAAHSTLATADTNIASVAAGLTQTLEHLANLTSNLNAQVQANDKILAQISSAVVHADDLMQGLKRHWLLRSAFKEKGTNSPPRRLTSPRAATR, from the coding sequence ATGGCCCTTCAGGATTTGACCCCGCAGTTGCGCACCCGGCTCAGCCAGGTGGAACGGGCCGTGGGCTGGTTCGTGATCCTGGCCACGCTTCTTTTGCTGGGCGGGTTCGGCTACTACGTTTATCACACCGCGAAACGCAAAGGCTGGTTCCTCACCAAAATCCCCTACCACACCTACGTCCGCGACGCGACGGGTCTGAAAGTGGGCGATCCGGTGCGGTTGATGGGCTTCGAGGTCGGCGAAATCATCCAGGTCGAAGGGATGCCCGCAGGAAAGAACTGGTTTTCGGAAAACAACTACAACGTGTTCGTCCGATTCCGGATTCGCGAGCCTTACTACGGATATATCTGGAGCGATTCGCGCGTCCGGATCGGCGCGGGGGATTTTCTGGGCAAGCGCACGCTGGAAGTGCTCAAGGGGAGCACCGGAGAAGTCAGCGTCGTCGAAGGCAAACAAATCGCCGTGCTGAACAAGGACCGCTCCAAGCCGGGCGATTACGTGGAACTGGAAAAACAACCGCAGGGGTGGTGGATTCCAGCCGAAGAATCACCGGCGCTGGGCGAGCGGCTGGAGCGAATCGCCAACCAGGTCGAGCGGGCCATGCCCACCATTCTCGGACTGACCAATCAGTTGACCGGCATCCTTTCCAATAGCTCGCGGCTCCTCGCGCAAATGAGCGGCACCGTCGATCAAACCCGGCCCGTGCTCTCGAACCTCACGGCGATCACGGGTTTCCTGACCAATTCCCACGGCGCCTTGGGCGAATGGCTCATTCCGACAAACGTCAATCAGCACCTCGAAACCGCATTGGCGGCGGCCCATTCCACGCTGGCCACGGCCGACACGAACATCGCGTCGGTCGCCGCCGGGCTGACGCAGACGCTGGAGCATCTGGCCAATCTCACAAGCAACCTTAACGCGCAGGTTCAGGCGAATGATAAAATTCTCGCGCAGATTTCCAGCGCGGTTGTGCATGCGGACGACCTGATGCAAGGCCTCAAGCGCCATTGGCTGCTGCGGTCAGCGTTCAAAGAAAAGGGGACCAATTCGCCGCCGCGTCGTCTGACGTCGCCACGAGCTGCCACGCGCTGA
- a CDS encoding DUF1552 domain-containing protein, with translation MSTNCQLPRRTFLKGLGTAIALPMLDAMVPVRAVASITDKTRPPTRMAFIYVPNGAHMQDWTPSKVGADFDLTPTLRPLAPVKNDLLVLTGLTHDKGRTNSDGPGHHARGATVFLTGSQALKSEGAEIRAGVSVDQYAASIVGKNTRFPSLELGTEAGRQAGKCDSGYSCAYSNNISWRDESTPTAKETNPRLVFERLFGNGPGKERNESQIKRDRYKKSILDFVLEDAKRLSNRVTGNDRQKLDEYLTAIREIETRIERAEKETTASAIVLPGYERPAGIPASFEDHIRLMGDMMVLAFQSDVTRIATFMIANEGSNKAYPFIGVNNGHHELSHHQGDRNKQAKIAQINKFHIAQFSYILQRLKSIPESDGTLLDNCMVVYGSALSDGNAHNSENLPVLLAGRGGGTIRTGRHVKYEFETPMCNLLLSMLDRVGASADYFGDSTGRLVGLEA, from the coding sequence ATGAGCACGAATTGCCAACTCCCCCGGCGAACATTCTTGAAAGGCCTCGGCACCGCGATCGCCCTGCCGATGCTCGACGCCATGGTTCCCGTGCGCGCCGTCGCGAGCATCACCGACAAGACCAGGCCGCCCACGCGCATGGCCTTCATCTACGTGCCCAATGGCGCCCACATGCAGGATTGGACGCCGTCGAAAGTCGGCGCGGATTTTGACCTGACCCCGACGCTTCGGCCACTCGCCCCGGTCAAAAATGATTTGTTGGTGCTGACGGGCCTGACTCACGACAAAGGTCGGACGAATTCCGACGGCCCGGGCCATCATGCTCGCGGGGCCACGGTCTTCTTGACGGGCAGCCAGGCTTTGAAAAGTGAAGGGGCGGAGATTCGCGCCGGCGTGTCCGTGGATCAATACGCCGCCAGCATCGTCGGCAAAAATACACGGTTCCCTTCGCTCGAACTAGGCACCGAAGCCGGTCGCCAAGCCGGGAAATGCGATTCCGGCTATAGCTGCGCTTACTCGAATAACATCTCCTGGCGCGACGAATCCACCCCGACCGCCAAAGAAACGAATCCTCGCCTCGTGTTCGAGCGCTTGTTCGGGAACGGCCCTGGCAAAGAACGCAATGAAAGCCAGATCAAACGCGACCGTTATAAGAAGAGCATCCTGGATTTCGTCCTCGAAGACGCGAAGCGCTTGAGCAATCGCGTGACCGGCAACGACCGCCAAAAACTGGACGAATACCTGACCGCCATCCGGGAGATCGAGACCCGAATCGAGCGCGCGGAAAAAGAAACGACGGCGTCCGCGATAGTTCTCCCCGGTTACGAGCGGCCTGCGGGCATCCCGGCGTCGTTTGAAGACCACATCCGGCTGATGGGCGACATGATGGTGCTGGCGTTCCAGAGCGACGTCACGCGCATTGCCACGTTCATGATCGCCAACGAAGGCAGCAACAAGGCGTATCCGTTTATCGGCGTCAACAACGGGCATCACGAACTCTCCCACCACCAGGGGGACCGGAACAAGCAGGCGAAGATCGCTCAGATCAATAAATTCCACATCGCCCAGTTCTCCTACATTTTGCAGCGGCTCAAATCGATCCCGGAAAGCGACGGCACGTTGCTCGACAATTGCATGGTCGTCTATGGAAGCGCGTTGAGCGACGGCAATGCCCACAACAGCGAGAACTTGCCTGTGCTGCTTGCGGGCCGAGGCGGTGGGACGATCCGCACGGGACGCCACGTCAAATACGAGTTCGAGACGCCGATGTGCAATCTGCTGCTTTCGATGCTCGACCGCGTGGGCGCTTCGGCGGATTACTTCGGCGACAGCACCGGACGCCTCGTTGGCCTGGAAGCGTAA
- a CDS encoding DUF1592 domain-containing protein — translation MRARQTEPRIADATRSAWSVAGKRQRSDMAVWKSAWPVCALLWLAVSLGQSEAAPVDRRPSGRDIYRQQCAKCHGRSGQGVKGKYDDALHGDWALERLTRYIDRNMPENDPDKCKGPDAAAVARYIYDAFYSREARLRNHPPRVELARLTNRQYVNAVADLLKHFTGADSPPGEERGLPGSYFKSRNFRSDTNAFERVDRQVNFEFGESGPFNTPERPPQPGGTNEFSMRWQGSVLADESGDHEFILKTPNGARLWVNDEDTPLIDAGVASGTATEHKATVRLIGGRAYPLRLDFFKFKEKTAAIVLRWKPPHGVDEPIPARNLSPARVAPTFVVPTPLPPDDSSVGYERGVAVSKAWDEAATQAAIEVANFVAKQLDRLSSSKPKDEDRAAKVEAFCLEFVETAFRRPLTKEQKRLFVSAQFAHSPKVEDAVKRVVLLTLKSPRFLYLGLEGSQADDFAVAERLAFGLWDSLPDQELLKAAGTGLLRTREQVTQQSNRMQADPRARAKMQSFLHQWLQLNHTDDLSKDAQLFPGFTPEIIADLRASLNLFLADTVWSASSDYRQLLLAEHLYVNNRLAQFYGVQTNATDDFVKAVFDGRERSGVLTHPYLLAAFAYQKSTSPIHRGVFLTRNIVGRALKPPPMAVAFKDEEFAPNLSMREKVEQLTRAQACQNCHSVINPLGFSLEHYDAVGRFRTREGERPINAVSDYTTDAGQTIRLTGARDLANFAASSDQAQNGFIEQLFHHVVKQPILAYGANALPNLRRAFVESGFNIRKLLAEIVTVSALHGVEKPVVSSKR, via the coding sequence ATGCGCGCTCGACAGACCGAACCCAGAATCGCAGATGCAACCCGTTCCGCCTGGTCGGTGGCGGGCAAGCGACAACGCAGCGATATGGCGGTGTGGAAATCTGCCTGGCCAGTTTGCGCCCTGCTCTGGCTGGCGGTTTCGTTGGGCCAATCCGAAGCCGCGCCGGTTGACCGACGTCCCTCCGGCCGCGACATCTACCGGCAGCAATGCGCCAAATGTCATGGGCGTAGCGGGCAAGGAGTCAAAGGCAAATACGACGATGCGCTCCATGGGGATTGGGCTCTCGAAAGGCTGACGCGCTACATCGATCGCAACATGCCGGAAAATGATCCGGACAAGTGCAAGGGGCCCGACGCCGCGGCCGTGGCGCGATACATATACGACGCCTTCTACTCCCGCGAAGCGCGGCTGCGCAACCACCCGCCTCGCGTCGAACTGGCCCGGCTCACCAATCGCCAGTACGTCAACGCAGTCGCCGATTTGCTCAAACACTTCACCGGCGCCGACAGTCCGCCGGGCGAGGAACGCGGGCTGCCCGGCAGCTATTTCAAATCGCGGAATTTCCGCAGCGACACGAACGCGTTTGAACGTGTGGATCGCCAGGTGAATTTCGAGTTCGGCGAGAGCGGACCGTTCAACACCCCTGAGCGGCCTCCGCAGCCCGGTGGCACCAACGAATTCTCGATGCGCTGGCAAGGCTCCGTCCTGGCCGATGAGAGCGGAGACCATGAATTCATCCTGAAGACCCCCAACGGCGCGCGGCTCTGGGTTAATGACGAGGACACGCCGTTGATCGACGCTGGCGTGGCCTCCGGGACGGCCACCGAGCACAAGGCCACGGTCCGGTTGATCGGCGGGCGCGCGTATCCGTTGCGGTTGGACTTCTTCAAGTTCAAGGAAAAGACAGCCGCGATCGTTCTGCGCTGGAAGCCTCCGCATGGCGTGGACGAACCGATCCCCGCGCGCAATCTCTCGCCCGCGCGTGTGGCGCCGACATTCGTGGTGCCGACGCCCCTCCCGCCGGACGACAGCAGCGTCGGTTACGAGCGCGGCGTTGCGGTGTCCAAAGCCTGGGATGAGGCCGCGACGCAAGCGGCCATCGAAGTGGCAAACTTTGTGGCCAAACAGCTCGACCGCCTATCCAGCAGCAAACCGAAGGACGAGGATCGCGCCGCCAAAGTTGAAGCCTTTTGTCTGGAGTTCGTGGAAACTGCCTTCCGCCGTCCGTTGACCAAGGAGCAGAAACGATTGTTTGTGTCCGCGCAATTCGCTCATTCGCCCAAGGTCGAAGACGCGGTGAAACGCGTCGTGCTGCTCACGCTGAAGTCTCCGCGATTTCTGTATCTCGGATTGGAAGGCTCGCAGGCCGACGACTTCGCAGTGGCCGAGCGGCTGGCCTTCGGATTGTGGGATTCCTTGCCGGACCAGGAGTTGTTGAAAGCCGCTGGCACCGGCCTGCTGCGCACGCGCGAGCAGGTAACGCAGCAATCCAACCGGATGCAGGCCGATCCTCGGGCCCGGGCCAAAATGCAATCGTTCTTGCACCAATGGCTGCAGTTGAACCACACGGACGATCTTTCCAAGGACGCCCAGTTGTTCCCGGGCTTCACACCGGAAATCATTGCGGACTTGCGCGCCTCGCTGAATTTGTTTCTGGCGGACACCGTGTGGAGCGCCTCCTCCGACTATCGCCAACTGCTGCTCGCGGAACATCTCTACGTCAACAACCGGCTGGCGCAGTTTTACGGAGTGCAGACGAACGCCACCGACGATTTCGTGAAGGCGGTCTTCGACGGCCGGGAACGGTCCGGTGTCCTGACTCATCCGTATTTGCTGGCGGCGTTCGCTTATCAGAAGTCCACCTCGCCCATTCATCGCGGGGTGTTCCTGACCCGGAACATCGTGGGGCGCGCGCTGAAGCCGCCGCCCATGGCGGTCGCGTTCAAGGACGAGGAGTTTGCGCCCAATTTGTCCATGCGCGAAAAGGTGGAACAACTCACGCGTGCGCAGGCCTGTCAGAATTGCCATTCGGTGATCAATCCGCTCGGCTTCAGCCTCGAACACTATGATGCCGTGGGCCGGTTCCGCACCCGCGAGGGCGAACGCCCCATCAACGCGGTTAGCGATTACACGACCGACGCCGGTCAAACCATCCGCCTGACCGGCGCGCGCGATCTGGCGAACTTCGCCGCCAGCAGCGACCAGGCCCAGAACGGTTTCATCGAGCAACTGTTCCACCACGTGGTCAAGCAACCGATCCTCGCGTACGGCGCGAATGCGCTGCCAAACCTGCGGCGAGCATTCGTGGAGTCTGGCTTCAACATTCGGAAGCTGCTGGCGGAAATCGTGACCGTGTCCGCGTTGCATGGCGTTGAGAAGCCCGTCGTGTCGTCGAAGCGTTGA
- a CDS encoding HEAT repeat domain-containing protein produces the protein MNLERRSRWTRIPRISTNEMEARMIRENSPNSCLLESVSIRVYPWLNQIPGFVGQRSFVSARGWLWASWKHALLAGILIFAALESLSSFAQDKPKTVPELIKELEAEDKFVKRKAAEDLGQLGAAARPAVPSLIRAMEGIDQQVWFHSVMALARIGPDAEEAIPALIAALDTSRSPRGRDAMRRQVWYRTAYALGRIGGAAMPSLLKALEDEKTLVRSGAAKALGFMGPAAKEAVPQLIGKLNDSEPEVRQQSAEALSQIGSPTLPRLIPALSAPETLTRAGATLALGMIGPAAKDAAPPLADLFHRETDPAIRATALEALSKVRYDAGRFVPLLLSALRSDAYGVRHAAANGLLLLPQPENTVVPPLLALLQNGDPFAKEQAAHVLGRIGSPAGAAIPLLIKAVATVGEEPPVFPFSDALVQIGPAAAPALIKALESTQITEIRQGDWRIRCLVAIGESAAPALLKALDDRNATVRFAAIEILKDMKSAAKAIVAPLQNLAGDPVPEVRSSALLALSELDLRTDSYLPKLIEALKDESAQVRSAAALALANAGPDAKPALQPLIQAVRDPDRSVQKGAARAVAAIGAAAEAAVPALISALAQKESPALLRVEFIAALGKIGAPAASAVPKLLEFVDDGSQEVRAALFASLGRVGPEAKAAVPALSNAVKDPAPEIRANAVASLARIEADSKRVLPILDEAIEDPSPAVRKVAADAVARFGESADEVIPKVFALLKSEEDRPVALDALRQIKVKSVSLLTETLSNNDPSVRLFACEALGRLGPLAKESIPALQKALNDDYDIVRRQARMALRRIEEEEKKPPP, from the coding sequence ATGAACCTCGAAAGAAGAAGCAGGTGGACACGAATTCCACGAATTTCCACGAATGAGATGGAGGCGAGAATGATTCGTGAGAATTCGCCCAATTCGTGTCTCTTGGAATCCGTGTCCATCCGTGTTTATCCGTGGTTGAATCAAATTCCAGGTTTCGTCGGCCAGCGGTCATTCGTGTCAGCCAGAGGTTGGCTTTGGGCGAGCTGGAAGCATGCTCTACTCGCGGGCATTCTCATCTTCGCGGCTTTGGAGTCGCTCTCCAGCTTCGCCCAGGACAAACCCAAGACCGTTCCTGAATTGATCAAGGAACTGGAGGCGGAAGACAAATTCGTCAAGAGGAAGGCGGCGGAAGACTTGGGGCAATTGGGCGCCGCCGCAAGACCAGCGGTTCCATCTCTCATTCGCGCGATGGAGGGTATCGATCAGCAAGTGTGGTTTCACTCCGTCATGGCGCTCGCCCGCATCGGGCCGGATGCCGAAGAAGCGATCCCGGCTCTCATCGCCGCGCTGGACACCTCCAGGAGCCCGCGCGGACGCGATGCCATGCGGCGCCAGGTGTGGTATCGGACGGCGTATGCGCTCGGCCGCATTGGCGGGGCGGCGATGCCGTCTCTGTTGAAAGCGCTGGAGGATGAGAAAACCCTTGTCCGGTCGGGCGCCGCCAAGGCACTGGGCTTTATGGGGCCTGCGGCTAAAGAAGCCGTCCCGCAGCTTATCGGAAAACTCAACGACTCGGAACCGGAAGTCCGCCAGCAATCCGCTGAAGCTCTGAGTCAGATTGGTTCACCGACCCTCCCGCGGTTGATCCCTGCGCTCTCCGCGCCCGAGACGCTCACGAGAGCCGGAGCGACACTCGCCCTGGGCATGATCGGCCCGGCTGCAAAAGACGCTGCGCCACCGTTGGCCGATCTTTTTCATCGAGAAACCGACCCGGCCATTCGCGCGACGGCCCTCGAAGCCCTGAGCAAGGTCCGTTATGACGCCGGCCGATTCGTTCCCTTGCTGCTCTCGGCGCTGCGATCGGACGCTTACGGGGTGCGCCATGCCGCGGCTAACGGCCTTTTGCTCTTGCCCCAGCCGGAGAACACCGTGGTCCCGCCGCTGCTGGCGTTGCTCCAGAATGGCGATCCGTTCGCCAAGGAACAGGCCGCGCATGTCCTGGGGCGGATCGGTTCTCCTGCCGGCGCCGCCATTCCGCTTCTCATCAAAGCCGTGGCAACGGTCGGTGAGGAGCCGCCGGTTTTTCCTTTTTCCGATGCGCTGGTGCAAATCGGGCCGGCGGCAGCGCCCGCGTTGATCAAAGCGCTGGAGAGCACGCAGATCACGGAGATCAGGCAAGGCGATTGGCGAATCCGCTGCCTCGTGGCGATTGGCGAATCTGCCGCGCCCGCGCTGCTCAAAGCGCTCGACGACCGAAACGCCACCGTCCGCTTCGCCGCCATCGAAATCCTCAAGGACATGAAATCTGCCGCCAAGGCGATTGTGGCGCCGCTTCAGAATCTGGCTGGCGATCCGGTTCCGGAGGTGCGCTCGAGCGCCTTGCTCGCGCTGAGTGAACTCGATCTTCGCACGGATTCCTATTTGCCGAAGCTCATCGAAGCGCTGAAAGATGAATCAGCACAGGTTCGTTCGGCCGCTGCGCTGGCCCTGGCGAACGCCGGGCCGGATGCCAAACCCGCTCTTCAACCGCTCATCCAGGCGGTGAGGGACCCGGACCGTTCCGTTCAGAAAGGCGCGGCCAGAGCCGTGGCTGCGATCGGCGCCGCCGCCGAGGCGGCGGTTCCTGCGCTAATCTCGGCGCTGGCCCAGAAAGAAAGCCCTGCGTTGCTGCGAGTCGAATTCATCGCCGCTTTAGGCAAGATCGGAGCGCCAGCCGCGTCCGCCGTCCCGAAGCTCCTCGAATTCGTGGACGATGGCAGCCAGGAGGTCCGAGCTGCGCTTTTTGCGAGCCTCGGCCGCGTCGGGCCGGAAGCGAAGGCGGCCGTGCCGGCGTTGTCGAACGCGGTGAAAGATCCCGCTCCTGAGATTCGGGCCAACGCCGTCGCCTCGCTGGCGAGAATCGAGGCCGATTCGAAAAGGGTTCTGCCGATTCTGGACGAGGCGATCGAGGACCCTTCACCCGCCGTTCGCAAAGTTGCCGCCGACGCCGTCGCCAGGTTCGGCGAATCCGCGGACGAGGTCATTCCGAAGGTGTTTGCTCTCTTGAAAAGCGAAGAGGATCGTCCAGTCGCTCTGGACGCCCTCCGGCAGATCAAGGTCAAGTCCGTCTCCCTCCTGACGGAAACGCTGTCGAACAACGATCCGTCCGTCCGGCTTTTCGCTTGTGAAGCGCTGGGGCGCCTCGGTCCGCTGGCCAAAGAGTCCATCCCCGCGCTCCAAAAGGCGCTGAACGACGATTACGACATCGTCCGCCGCCAGGCGCGAATGGCGCTCAGACGGATCGAGGAGGAGGAGAAGAAACCTCCGCCGTAG